The stretch of DNA CTTATTTCGATCAGAACCGCGCGCAACTCGATCCGGCCGCGACCCTTTGGACCACATTATGCGAAGACGGCGGAGACACGGTTTTCGTCAATGGCCGGGTGCGCCACGTCGTCGCCTACCTCAAGGATTTCCTGTTCTCACCCGATCAGGCGCGCCAGCCCGTGGGCAGTCTTTCGGGCGGCGAGCGCAATCGCCTGATGCTGGCGCGGATCCTGACCAAGCCGAGCAACCTTCTCGTGCTCGACGAGCCGACCAACGATCTCGACATGGATACGCTCGACCTGCTGCAGGAAACGCTTGACGACTACGATGGCACGCTGCTCATCGTCAGCCATGACCGGGACTTCCTGGACCGGCTGGTCACCAGCGTCATCGTCCTCGACGGATCCGGCCAGGCCGATGAGTTCGTCGGCGGCTACAGCGAATACGCCCGGCGGATCGGCGACGTTTTCGGGTCGGGAGGCGGTCGGGCCAACAAGTCCGCCCGAGAGGGCCGAACGAATGAGGCCGGCAAGACGAAGTCGGCGCGGCCCACACGTCTCAGCTACAAGGACCAGCGCGATCTGGATCTTCTGCCCGACCGGATCGCGCAGCTCGAAGCGCAAAAGGCCGGGCTGGAAAAGAAACTTGCCGATCCCGCGCTTTATCAGAATGATCCGCATGATTTTGAACGCCTGGCGGCCGAACTGGAAGCCCGTCAGGCGGAGCTGGCGGCAGCGGAACAGCGTTGGCTCGATCTTGAAACCTTGCGCGAGACGATCGAGGCGGGAAAGCCGGGCTAGCCATGCGGACCGAGATCATCAGTCACCCGTCGCCCAATTGCGAGGACCGTCCGTCCGGGCAGACGGTCGATACGCTGATCATTCATTACACCGGCATGCAGAGCTACCAGGCGGCACTCCGCAACATGTGCGACCCCGCGGCCAAAGTCAGCGCCCATTACATGGTCGGACGCAACGGGCTGCGCTATCGGCTGGTGGATGAGGAACGCCGCGCCTGGCATGCCGGGATGGCGTCCTGGCAGGGGGCGGCCGATATCAACGACCGATCGATCGGGATCGAACTGGTCAATCCCGGCCACGAATGGGGCTACATCCCGTTTCCGGCGGCCCAGATGGCAAGCCTCGAAGCGCTCATATTCGATATTCTGGAACGTCACCCGATCCCGGCCGAGCGTATTCTGGGTCACAGCGACGTGGCACCGCTGCGCAAACAGGACCCGGGCGAATTATTCGACTGGCAGGGGCTCTCGGAAATCGGCCTTGGTGTCTGGCCGGGCGCCGACACGCCCGCCGACACGGTACCGGCACCCGACGATGTCGGCGCAATTCAGACTCTGCTGCGCCGCTTTGGCTATGCCTGCCCCGATACCGGCCGACTTGATGACGAAACGCGGGCCGTGATCCTCGCCTTTCAGCGGCATTTTCAGCCAGAAGCGACCGGCCTGCCGCCCGATCCCGAGATGTGTCGCCGGCTGGCCGATCTGGCACAGCGCTT from Alphaproteobacteria bacterium encodes:
- a CDS encoding N-acetylmuramoyl-L-alanine amidase, yielding MRTEIISHPSPNCEDRPSGQTVDTLIIHYTGMQSYQAALRNMCDPAAKVSAHYMVGRNGLRYRLVDEERRAWHAGMASWQGAADINDRSIGIELVNPGHEWGYIPFPAAQMASLEALIFDILERHPIPAERILGHSDVAPLRKQDPGELFDWQGLSEIGLGVWPGADTPADTVPAPDDVGAIQTLLRRFGYACPDTGRLDDETRAVILAFQRHFQPEATGLPPDPEMCRRLADLAQRFGAP